A region of the Ischnura elegans chromosome 11, ioIscEleg1.1, whole genome shotgun sequence genome:
GGTTTAACCGAAATTAGATATGACGAAGTAGAGTTTTTGCTAAGAAAGGTAGCATAAAATGTTCTCAATACGAAGTATATTGTACGTATGTACGTAATTGTTAGGCgtttctaaaagcaagttagttaccatatgtattagtattgtgtgcatgtacattactggaatataacaattgaatgcaaacgataagaaaaaaaatcactgaattcaatgaaagaaatttatttgtcgtGTATTAATAGCACCAGTCTTCTATAAACAGTGTATGATGATTGCCCCAAAACGATTTCGCAAGGGATTCTATATATTCCAACATTCTTAAAGTGTTTTCTGTTGTAATGTAATTGATTGGAttgaagttatattattattaataattatttatagagGACAAGCTGAGAAAATGGTGCGGGGGCGTGGGACTAGTTAAAGTAGGAGTTAAAGTTTGAGGATTGATATTTTTATACCAGTAAGGTCAGCAGACGATCAGGCATGTATTAGCCTGACGGCGAAAGGGTTACAGACAGTGGTTGAGATGTTAGGTAAACGATGAGGTGAATTGTGTacaagaatggagaaagtgaagtggacggagaggaggaggaacgaggaagtgctgaacatggtggatgaggagaggcagcttctaaatgagatacgtgGGAGACTAGTTTGAATTGAGCGGAAAGGGATGTTAAATACATTCGCAGGGAATTATGTCGGATAAAGGcaaggaaggaagagattaggatttaGAGTTATAATGAAATGGAGTGGGCCTTACTTTGAAAGTTGgacatgttgaaataaaaggtagttgctcttttccgcaattattttaaaatattttcacaattattttctctatttctaGTTCTCTTTTCCgctaatattttcaataattttggaaACGTGCGGCTAcctatatatgatttaacactttcccggcgaacaacttttgaaaaatcttctcgggataccgcgcgggtaagattataatagaatattattattattatttttgtagccgtgagaatgggtagcgagtcggtacccgaaacgtcgcacagtgggcgaaaatcggaaaaagccggacaaaattacaaaatggctttttttgagttataaacttgaaacttcgcaggtatactcaaaaatgattgaaatttattgatatgtacttcatttgacatagatcttacccgttactgagatacagaggctcaaacgtgagcaaatttccataaaaacgcccgtcttcaattttctctgaaaatcttccaaagtaagtgaatggtgaagttatgggtggattcttgccgaataaaaaaccacataatctgttagcatggtgttttttctttaattttccgaaatcttaaagaatacagtccacaaattcttaccgtgcagtaacaaaatggcggatactgtttttcgacgaagttttacatttaggtagagtttcaaataggttatcggcaaggtcgcgcagagtaacttatatgagagcattgtttgaagatttcttgaggtctttatgcagttttctttgaaataagtttgcgtcgccggaaattacattgatttttcgatcgcgcggcagggttcctctccgcgcgtcgggagttggattagctgcgccgcggtaaggttattgaagctgtatgggttttaacgctcaacattcaccgtttttatgttttgcttcaagacagcgattctcaaatggtctatggtgaagacagtggaggtttttcatgcgatgtacttgcacgtttcatcgaagttcatttcgttatctttggatacgatcgaagaccatacttctattaaaagcgttcaaacctcgacaaagtgagttgtattcctgggactcatacaaaaagacctgccagaaagataccagctgtgacccttataccttcttcaatcaccgatccctgaccctcaggattctaatttcgaaaacggtcgttttatgactcCCTGGAGCGGAGCCTTTGGCcatcttaacggaggtatttccatgggaacttctagcttttttaaaatgtgcatcataccctcagttctacttttaTTTACAGATTACCATGTTTACCATATGTTcttccccgtgtacgcattagggcattggataaccataggttcgacaaatttattatttctaaattttacataagctccatccgccattccatagaaaatgccacctcacattattacatgacttgatatctacaaaataatattggaattggtaaaaaaatcgttcactcgtaaaaaagtatttgctccattatttatcgcggaggctgaatttaagacaagaccctgatgctcaATGACTTCCTGAAAAAACGCTTCCTATGGCCATACCTAAAGAAATGGGCAGAGAGTAAAGGGTCgaaataatgaacgatttttttgtcgatacaaaagttggctcgctgactctataacatttccagaatttgttatgcatcactttcccgatttttcaacgacagccggttgagtattgtaattttgttaaaatctattcctctcaaattgattgaaataaataaaattccccctgtagcttcatgctacaattatatttgccaggcattccagcagagtctcgtaggattggcggcgtcggaaacggattcattccgagtcgatcgggaacctatcctacgctcgtcttccgtgcgtttcacacatactatcggaaagcgttccgcttttggtatgacgtcaacagtcatcctcctccgggaaacgagaaaacgtcataattttcaagagacaagtgagcagcgaaaataacctcccgcaagatttgatacttcacaagggaggcgaaaggtatgtacGGGCCAAGAACCCTGTAtaaggacgattgtcttcgtgcgctacgatcgtcatttgtccaaaattTGCGTCGCAAGTTAATATAGTTCCTAATCCCGCCGATGGCAGCGCCGACCACGAACCATAGGCTGCATCACAGCCATTTTGCCATTGTCGCTAATGGGAGGAACGTGAGAGTCTCTTGCAAAATCACTGATTATTCAGGAAGCAATGGGTTTAAGAAGCTGTTTTGTGCCAGGATGCTCTACTGGGTATTCATCTTCGAAGAGAAAGAATAAACTTCTGGGTGTGAAGAACGGGAGTTTGTTTAAAGCCAAAGTAAGTGTACGTGGGTCATTGTCCGCCATTGCGGTCGCAATGCCGCCAATCCGCCATGCGGTCATAAGTTATAATGATCTTAAGTTTGGGCGGGAATTCCCTGTATTTTATTTAACCATATAATTaccgaaatatttcacttttaacttCTTTTTCAGTCCGAATCCCAGCTTGAAAAATGGAGGAAGGCTATTCCTCGGAAGGATAAGGTTTTGGCGATTACAGATTGTgtgtgtgagctgcacttcaGCCCAAACGACATAATTCGATGGTACGAAACACGATTGCCTGATGGGACCATCCATAAAATAGAAAGAGGAATTCCGCTCATTAAAGAGGGGGCTGTCCCATCGATTTTCCCAAATTTGCCCAAGTACCTGTCGAAGGAGAGCAGGACGAGGAAGCCACCCGCGGAAAGGAAGTTAGGGCAGGAGGGCATTGGAGGGCAGAATTTGGAAGAGGAACCAAATACATCAGTGGATGTGCGGCATGCCGAGGTAACATATCCAGCAAATATTACAGAGGAGGCGGATTGCGGAAACTTCCTGCACTTGTTAGCGGACGTAGTATTAAGTACTGCTGCGGACGAGTTGGGGTGCAAATCAGCCCATTTGTATAGCGTGAGTGCCTTGGTTGAAGCTCTACCGACGCTTAAGCTGCCAGATTCGAGCTGGACTTCTGCTCGAGTGGGGGTCAGTGTTGTTTTCCTTCATGTGGGAGTGGATTTCCTCACTGAAAAAACCCTCGTTATTGCGGAGGATCTTAGTTACAAGGTATGTTTTATCTGTTTTTTGTGTTCCGTTCTTAAGTTTATTGTAATGTACGAACATGAACTGATCATATGCCTTGATTATTCCGTATTGTTATCATTTTTTGTCGTATTGTAGGTTATACTAAAGAGTCAGGAGGTCCAACTAAATGAGGTCCAGGAAGTAAAGAGTAATGCAGATGTAATGGAGGTCATTGGTGCCATTGACAACCTGCGTTTGTGTACAGGAGTGCGTGATGACCGAAGGtattttcggtattttctataaCTGTACCACTATTGTTAAGttaaggaatattttcatctaGACGCCGATGACGCCGTGAGTGAAATATTATCATATATAATATGCTGGATTCAAAGTGCGACAACATTGACAGTAGGATCGCGGAGGATAAAAATAgtgttcaaaattattttctaaaaattcgtACTTAGTTATAGTTCCGATAATTACCAATagtgaatttcatttcatatttacattaCTCTATTTTCGGATTTGTCTCatcatttcgtttgttttatCATGTGACTGTTTCACGCTATGATTGCAACATGTGCAATTTTAACTAAAAGTCACTCTGTTTTCGAGTGTTAAGTAACCGGTAACAGCTCTCAGTaactttccttttcaatttttttttcaattaatatcttTATGTCCATGCTCTCACTTCATTACTATTATGATGTTTAAGTAAGTATGCCAATTGTTGTGGAAATATGCTCCTTCATTGACTTCCATTGTGTTACTTACTTGTTTTTTCTTGCTTCTGTTACACTAGGTGCCAAATATCTTTGAAATTGTATTCGTGAATATAATAAATGTTAAAACTTGGGTACTTTccacttaattttctttttattgcaatacaatttcgaaataaaaagaaacgtgGATATTACCACAGTTTTACCATTTATTATGAGATGCAGTTCCACTACCCCTCGCCAGCTATGGTTGAACCGATGTGTCATAACGAGGCTGCTACATCTGCTAGGAAGTTGGCAATGATGCACATTTCCACCAAAATGTCATTAGCTACCATCTCCTATCCTACTCCTAATTCCATTTTGTTTATCTACAGTACTTAATCGCTTCACGCAACTCCAATTGTAACGAgtacaattaatttcattttcttatccACTCCAACTCTAACATGGCCATTCCGATTTCATCtgtttcattgaatttcactTACACTGTGATCCTTTTCACTTGGCAGTATCGCATTAATTCTAGTCAGCAGTGCAGCGatgggggttgggggataaagagctctgaaatttttaagttttatccattttacttgattgataTTGCCcgattaatagaatagtgtaaggattaataaaatatccctcagaaagccatgaagcacaccattttgaaccgtttatcttaaaattctgcagtTTATCAATATCAAACCTACCGCTATCATGGTGGGTATTGCATAACctcacacaccctggtattagttgcgcctaaacccccccccccccccccccccccccgccttaattcctagctgtgcccctgattaCAGTGGTGTGGTTGTTATGTTTTTACCATTAAATGAGagaaggagaaggaagagaagaggaaggagaagaatcGAGTTTCAAAATAATACAATGTTGTACTCATTTCTTTTTCTAATCTACTTCCTACCTCATTGCCAAAGTTCCCCCTTTCCTTCCTATTGCTTTTGACATGTCACTACCTCATTATTGCCGCCAAAGGGCAGTCTTACAGTTTGCGTAAGTATTTGCATGTTGTCTTACTTTCAttaattcttacttttttatagAGAAAtgctatgtattattttttcatgagtaATTTGTTGCACAGCATCAGCATCTTATTTAAGACCCTtagcttttacatttttataattatgaccCACTCTTTCATTTTTGTAGGGCATATCCAATGTGTGCCGGATATGTTCCTGTGAAGGAAAATAGGGCAAGAGGCAGGGGACCTAGCAGTCTCTGCTTACACTGCAATTTGGCCAGGAAGCAAATGTGTGACAGAAAAAGACGGCAGCAGGTGTTTCTTGCCAAAAAGAAATACCTAAAAGTTGCCTTGACAAAATGTCGAGTTAAGGCTGCACGCCTGTCTACTAAGGTATAGTATGGTTTACTGTTGGTTCAGCATGGTGCATTTCATCACTTTACTTACTAACTGATGAATTTCTAGGTCTCCGACTTAAAAAAGCACATGGAGGAGTTGAGAGTACAGACCAGTGCTAAATCTGCCGACATCTTGGAGGCTGAAGTAGCTAGTCTACCTGTGGCTCAGCAAGAGGCTATCAGAGCCTGTTTTGAGTCCTCAAAACGAGTGAATTCGAAAGGTAGACGATATACTAATAACTGGGTGTATGAATGTATACTGTTAAGGATCAAGAGCCCAAAAGCTTATGAGCACCTCAGGTCTCATGGGATATTAGCATTACCAAGTGCACAGACCCTTCGTCGTTACTTAGAGAAAATTAAAGGGGCCTATGGGTTCCAGGAGGCAACCTTCAAGTGTTTGAAGGAAAAGGTGAAACTTCTTCCGTCTGTGGAGAAGAGAGGTATGACAATGATGTTTAAATGAAGATTCATTTTTCTGTCTATCTgcttaaaaatactatttatttactACATTTGTTTCCCTAGGTGCTCTCCTAATCGATGAAATGAAGCTCGCCCAATGTGTTGCTTTCGACCGGAGGGAGCTTAAAGTAGTTGGTTTCACCGATCTAGGAGACCATACCCCAAGGCACCAGAGAAATCAGCGTGGAGATCATGCCCTGGTAATGATGTACCAGCCATTTAGAGGTAGATGGGTGCAGGCTCTGTCTTGCTTTTTGAGCAAGGGCTGTGCCTCAAGCACCGTTCTCCATCACCTAATACTGGAGTGCATCATTCTTCTGGAGAAGGCTGATCTCCATGTTGATTTGGTGGTGACAGATGGTGCCCAGTGGAATCGGACGATGTGGAGGCACTTTGGTATAGATGCCGAAAATGCCAGCTGCATTCATCCAGTGAATGCATTGAGGAGACTGTGGTTCTCGTCCGACTTCCCACATTTGATAAAGAATGTGAGgaacttttttgtgaaaaatgaggAGACTTGGGTAGGTATTTGTATACTTatgattagaaattttcaaaatatagaaattatatacttagtaatttttcattgcatcTTAACTTTGATGCAATTTTTTCTGTGCTATTGTATTGATGtctcttaattttcaattttttccttatttatataaCTTTCTGCAGACACCTGATGGCATCGTCAAACTTAAGCACTGGGAGGCGATTGTGAAACTGGGTAATCCATGTGGATTCCAATTGAAGGCATGCCCTGATTTGACCATGGACCACATACACCCGAAACCATACCAGAAGATGAATGTTCGTAGAGCCTTTCAGGTATAGTGGTTCTTCTTGTGCTGTATACACTGTGAAATACGTCTATCGAACCGTAGGTAATGTAATCTCTCTCATCTTAGTTCTTCGGTGGTAAGGTTGCAGCGGCAATGCAGGTCTACAAAGGTCGGCATGATGGTTTGGAGGACTGTGAcgcttcaataaaaataattcagcgttTTCAGGTCCTTATTCAGTCTCTCAACTCACGGACTCAATTGGGTGCACTGAGGAAGGGATCAGAAAATTGGAATGTGAGTCATAAGTTGTAATTGCTTGGAAGCTTAGATTTCAAAAGTAGGCACACCTGAAATCTTGTATGTAGAATGTGCATTCCTTTCTGAATAATTTCCTTATGTCACACCTGGGAATTCTATCTTCCTGTTAAATATGTAATTGGTCTTCCTTAATTTGCAGCAAGGTATGGAGagtaatagtaattttttccttatctGTTCCTTAGGCTcttctaaatttccttacttacaTCGAGGAATGGGAAAAGGCTGCCCTACAAAATGGGTACTATTTTCTATCGGGGAACACGACCCTAGGCCTTAAAGTGAGCATTCGTTCGGCTTTAGAGCTTTACAGCTTTCTGGAGGCAGAATGTGGTTTTCAGTACCTTATGACTGCCAGATTAAATCAGGATGCTTTGGAAGTATGTGGATCGCATTTGGTTATTTGTATGAATATTCTATTGCAGTTATCCTTAGGAGTGATATCAAGTTGTTTATGAATTGATATGGACAATTCCAATTTATTCTTTGCAGAGATTCTTTGGAATGATGCGCTCTGCCTGTGGATCAAATGATCACCCAGACTCAGTGTTGTTTGCGCAGATGTTCAAGCTCATCAGCACATATTCACTGGTCAAGCCACCCAGGGGGAGCAATGTATCTGGGGGGGATATGTTGAAGACCCTGGTATCAACGGTTGCCATAGATGATTCATGGGATCGTCATGACAAGCTCAGTGGCATCATGGACAATATAGTTGATAAGGGGAGCTTGGCAGAAAATATGCCTGTAATAATGGAGGATGACCATAATTACCATGTGCTCCATTCATCAGACTATGTCCTGGGGTACTTCTCTGGGTATGTAGCAAGGAAATGTCAACGTTTTACAAAATGTGAAGATTGTCGAAAGAGTGTGCACCATGAAGGTGCTCCTGATGGTGAGGGTTGTAATGCCTTCCTCCATTATGTTAACAGGGGACACTTATCATATTCATCAAAGAGGCTGTATGATTTGATAAGTGTTCTAGAAATGAAGACTGTCCAGGTGCTTTCCTCAAGCCCACTAAGTGTGGACACACTTTTCGATGTCTTGGCAGCCGTGGATGATATTGATGCATTACCGCTAGTAGGTTGTCCACAGCATTGCCATTCTTTCACTGGAGCCATAGTGCGGTTCTTTGCTTTTACTAGAATGCACTTTGCATGTAAAGCAGCTAACAAGGCCGATAATGTTAATCAGGAGAAGGCACGCCTCCACAGGAAGATGGCAAAGTTGCAATAATAACTTCATTTCTGCGAATTTCTTATTTATCTAACAAATAGTATGCTGTATAACAGTGTCATACGTTACAGTTACAAACTGCAGATATGGACTGCATTAGTGTGTAGTTCTTGTTCCTGCAAATTCAATGCTTTGTGGTGTAGTGCCTCCTGCATCCTCACTGCCACTTATCATGTGCTCCCTAAAACTTTTCATAGTGCTGATGTTCTTTGTAAACTGCAGATATGGACTGCATTAGTGTGTAGTTCTTGTTCCTGCAAATTCAATGCTTTTTTACATAGTGCCTCTTCAATCCTGACTACAATTCCCCATGTGCTTCATCCGAACTTATGTCAGTGATTATGTACTTTGCAAACTGCAGATATGGACTGCATTAGTGTGTAGTTCTTGTTCCTGCAAATTCAATGCT
Encoded here:
- the LOC124168272 gene encoding uncharacterized protein LOC124168272: MGLRSCFVPGCSTGYSSSKRKNKLLGVKNGSLFKAKSESQLEKWRKAIPRKDKVLAITDCVCELHFSPNDIIRWYETRLPDGTIHKIERGIPLIKEGAVPSIFPNLPKYLSKESRTRKPPAERKLGQEGIGGQNLEEEPNTSVDVRHAEVTYPANITEEADCGNFLHLLADVVLSTAADELGCKSAHLYSVSALVEALPTLKLPDSSWTSARVGVSVVFLHVGVDFLTEKTLVIAEDLSYKVILKSQEVQLNEVQEVKSNADVMEVIGAIDNLRLCTGVRDDRRYFRYFL